In Streptomyces alboniger, the following are encoded in one genomic region:
- a CDS encoding carbohydrate ABC transporter permease, which yields MRGASRARQPLGTQNRTLWFWVFVGPFALGLVLFTYVPLAWSVYLSFFDAHNTVSPTEFVGLDNYTSMLRNDAFTDSLVTFAVFSAFIVPTTFVLSLALALMVNRTRRAQAFFRSVFFLPAACSYVVAALIWKLSIFNGVRFGLANTVLGWFGAEQVAWLSTTQPPWYWLVIVTVRLWLQAGFYMILFLAGLQRISPTLYEAAAVDGARPGWQVLRHITLPQLRATSVAVTLLLVINAFQAFDEFYNLLSDSRGYPPYARPPLVYLYYTALGQGQNLGLGSAGAVLLALIIAVVTVGQARWFGLGRKED from the coding sequence ATGAGGGGTGCGTCGCGGGCGCGGCAGCCGCTCGGCACCCAGAACCGCACGCTCTGGTTCTGGGTCTTCGTCGGCCCCTTCGCGCTCGGCCTGGTCCTCTTCACGTACGTACCGCTCGCCTGGAGCGTCTACCTCAGCTTCTTCGACGCCCACAACACCGTCTCGCCGACGGAGTTCGTCGGCCTTGACAACTACACGTCGATGCTGCGGAACGACGCGTTCACCGACAGTCTCGTCACCTTCGCGGTCTTCTCGGCGTTCATCGTGCCGACGACGTTCGTGCTGTCGCTCGCGCTCGCGCTGATGGTGAACAGGACGCGCCGCGCTCAGGCGTTCTTCCGGTCGGTCTTCTTCCTCCCCGCGGCGTGCAGTTACGTCGTGGCGGCGCTGATCTGGAAGCTGTCGATCTTCAACGGGGTGCGGTTCGGGCTCGCCAACACCGTCCTCGGCTGGTTCGGCGCCGAGCAGGTCGCCTGGCTCTCGACCACCCAGCCGCCCTGGTACTGGCTGGTCATCGTCACCGTGCGGCTCTGGCTGCAAGCGGGCTTCTACATGATCCTGTTCCTTGCGGGCCTCCAGCGGATCTCGCCCACCCTCTACGAGGCGGCGGCGGTGGACGGGGCGCGGCCCGGCTGGCAGGTGCTGCGCCACATCACGCTCCCGCAGCTGCGCGCGACCTCGGTCGCCGTGACGCTGCTGCTCGTCATCAACGCGTTCCAGGCCTTCGACGAGTTCTACAACCTGCTCTCGGACTCCCGCGGCTACCCGCCCTACGCCCGTCCGCCGCTCGTCTACCTCTACTACACGGCGCTCGGCCAGGGGCAGAACCTCGGGCTCGGCAGCGCGGGCGCGGTGCTCCTCGCGCTGATCATCGCGGTGGTCACGGTCGGCCAGGCACGCTGGTTCGGCCTGGGCCGGAAGGAGGACTGA
- a CDS encoding carbohydrate ABC transporter permease — translation MDDALVRVGRALRAVLLIALALLFLIPFYLLVRNGLASEDDITSPDWTFFPSTLHWSNLSELFADPAVPMARALLNSTLIAVATTLGTLLLASLAGYGLARIPYRHADRVFYAILGTMMVPAAVTFVPSFVLVSSLGWVSTLRGLIVPTLFSAFACFVFRQYFLGFPRELEDAARVDGLGYWRTYWRVVVPNSRPVFAAVGTIVFIGAWNSFLWPLVIGQDRDAWTVQVALATFTTSQVIRLHELFVAAAVSIVPLLVVFLFLQRWIVAGVERSGIDD, via the coding sequence ATGGACGACGCCCTGGTCCGGGTGGGCCGCGCGCTGCGGGCGGTCCTGCTGATCGCCCTCGCGCTGCTCTTCCTGATCCCCTTCTACCTCCTCGTACGCAACGGCCTCGCGTCCGAGGACGACATCACCTCCCCCGACTGGACGTTCTTCCCGTCCACCCTGCACTGGTCGAACCTCTCGGAGCTGTTCGCCGATCCGGCGGTGCCGATGGCGCGCGCCCTGCTCAACTCGACGCTGATCGCGGTCGCGACGACCCTCGGCACCCTCCTCCTCGCCTCGCTCGCCGGGTACGGCCTGGCACGCATCCCCTACCGCCACGCCGACCGGGTCTTCTACGCGATCCTCGGCACGATGATGGTCCCGGCCGCCGTCACCTTCGTCCCGAGCTTCGTCCTCGTCTCGTCCCTCGGCTGGGTCTCGACGCTGCGCGGCCTGATCGTCCCGACGCTCTTCTCGGCCTTCGCGTGCTTCGTCTTCCGGCAGTACTTCCTGGGTTTCCCGAGGGAGCTGGAGGACGCGGCACGCGTGGACGGCCTCGGCTACTGGCGTACGTACTGGCGTGTGGTCGTCCCGAACTCCCGCCCCGTCTTCGCGGCCGTCGGCACGATCGTGTTCATCGGCGCGTGGAACTCCTTCCTGTGGCCCCTGGTGATCGGCCAGGACCGCGACGCGTGGACGGTCCAGGTGGCGCTGGCCACGTTCACGACATCGCAGGTCATCCGCCTGCACGAACTGTTCGTCGCGGCGGCCGTCTCGATCGTGCCGCTGCTGGTGGTGTTCCTGTTCCTCCAGCGGTGGATCGTGGCGGGGGTGGAGAGGTCGGGGATCGACGACTGA
- a CDS encoding MGH1-like glycoside hydrolase domain-containing protein produces MDRSTTTQPPAHRTADPLRERAAEVLWANWTGTSTVPSLALYPHQWSWDSAFIAIGLRHLSPLRAQLELETLLAAQWGDGRVPHIVFNDAVPPGAYFPGPDFWRSATAGRRAGAPGGVQTSGIVQPPVHALAAWLVHRADPGLSRARSFLARLRPRLAAWHRYLMTARDAGGAGLAAVLHPWEQGMDNSPCWDGPLSRVEPADPGAFRRADLDHGAPGDRPTDTDYGRYVRLAAQYRDQGYEDAGRDGTRRDPGAFSVEDPAFNALLITSEYALALIEAELDGTECRSSERRERARALTDTLVARLWDPARALFLCRDLRSDRLIAERGVTGLIPLVLPALPPAVTAALVRTARGPHFGLGGATRLVPSYDLTGPAFDPRRYWRGPAWFNTNWLVAKGLRLHGELPLADRLRAAMLDAADASDFAEYVDPYTGAGRGARRFGWTAALTLDLLRKEEVRT; encoded by the coding sequence GTGGACCGCAGCACCACCACTCAGCCACCCGCTCACCGCACCGCGGACCCGCTGCGGGAGCGCGCGGCCGAGGTGCTGTGGGCCAACTGGACCGGCACCTCGACCGTGCCGTCCCTGGCGCTGTACCCGCACCAGTGGTCCTGGGACTCCGCGTTCATCGCGATCGGGCTGCGCCATCTCTCCCCGCTGCGTGCCCAGTTGGAGCTGGAGACACTGCTGGCCGCCCAGTGGGGTGACGGCCGCGTCCCGCACATCGTGTTCAACGACGCCGTGCCGCCCGGCGCCTACTTCCCCGGCCCCGACTTCTGGCGCTCCGCCACGGCGGGCCGCCGGGCGGGGGCACCGGGCGGCGTGCAGACCTCCGGCATCGTGCAGCCGCCCGTCCACGCGCTCGCCGCCTGGCTCGTGCACCGCGCCGACCCCGGCCTCTCCCGCGCCCGCTCCTTCCTCGCCCGGCTCCGTCCCCGCCTCGCCGCCTGGCACCGCTACCTCATGACCGCCAGGGACGCGGGCGGCGCGGGACTCGCCGCCGTGCTGCACCCGTGGGAGCAGGGCATGGACAACAGCCCCTGCTGGGACGGCCCGTTGAGCCGCGTCGAGCCCGCCGACCCGGGCGCCTTCCGCCGCGCGGACCTCGACCACGGGGCGCCCGGGGACCGGCCGACCGACACGGACTACGGACGGTATGTGCGGCTCGCCGCCCAGTACCGTGACCAGGGGTACGAGGACGCGGGGCGCGACGGCACGAGACGCGACCCCGGCGCGTTCTCCGTCGAGGACCCCGCCTTCAACGCCCTGCTGATCACCTCCGAGTACGCACTCGCCCTGATCGAGGCCGAGTTGGACGGCACGGAGTGCAGGTCGAGCGAGCGCCGCGAACGGGCCCGCGCCCTCACGGACACCCTGGTGGCCCGCCTGTGGGACCCGGCCCGCGCGCTCTTCCTCTGCCGCGACCTGCGCTCGGACCGGCTCATCGCCGAGCGCGGCGTCACCGGCCTGATCCCGCTCGTGCTGCCCGCCCTGCCGCCCGCCGTCACCGCGGCGCTGGTGCGCACCGCGCGAGGCCCGCACTTCGGGCTCGGCGGCGCGACGCGGCTCGTGCCCAGCTACGACCTGACCGGACCCGCCTTCGACCCGCGCCGCTACTGGCGCGGACCCGCGTGGTTCAACACCAACTGGCTGGTGGCGAAGGGCCTTCGGCTGCACGGCGAGCTGCCCCTGGCGGACCGGCTGCGCGCGGCCATGCTCGATGCGGCGGACGCGTCGGACTTCGCCGAGTACGTGGATCCGTACACCGGCGCGGGCCGCGGCGCACGCCGCTTCGGCTGGACGGCCGCGCTCACCCTTGATCTGCTGCGGAAGGAAGAGGTGCGGACATGA
- a CDS encoding glycogen debranching N-terminal domain-containing protein, whose translation MSDRHRLLVRGRTFAAVGAGGDISGVGGVRGGGAGPDGLFVRDARHLSRWQLTVDGAVPEVLAPVDTSEAGAGAARCVLVPRGGRQEPPAYTVLREQAVSDGAFVEALRVVSNRPVPTRVHIALTVDADFTDQFELRADHRTYAKQGAVRSRRPISEGGEGGEGGGGGGGDVGGAGRRGAGLTGVEFRYRRGEWRARTAVTADPGPDAVEETGGGARRLVWTLELEPHGSTEVALSAAAYPHEAAGPRVPGSPAEAVRQQAASQADFVSGVALPTRWPALADACARGLADLAVLQVPAPGPDGEELSVPGAGVPWFLTLLGRDALLTSLFALPYVPRLAAATLPALAATQAAEAVAGAVAQPGKIVHEVRQGELAHFGQVPFGRYYGSVDATPLFLVLLGAYTEHTGDRALARRLEPAARAAVGWMLDHGGLTSRGYLVYRADEGGLANQNWKDSPGAICSADGTRASGPVMAAGAQGYAYDALCRTAWLARTVWDDTVYADLLAQAAGDLRERFQRDFWMPGQGFPALALDGEGRQVDALASDAGHLLWSGLLDKEYGETVGRRLLEPDFFSGWGVRTVAAGQPAFHPLSYHRGSVWPHDNALIALGLARYGLHDEARAVARALVSAATTADGRLPEVLAGYDKGAYPVPVPYPHACVLESRSAAAPLALLTAVGGA comes from the coding sequence ATGAGCGACCGGCATCGGCTGCTGGTGCGTGGGCGGACGTTCGCGGCCGTCGGCGCGGGCGGCGACATCAGCGGGGTCGGCGGGGTGCGCGGGGGCGGCGCGGGCCCGGACGGCCTGTTCGTACGCGACGCACGGCACCTGAGCCGCTGGCAGCTGACCGTCGACGGGGCCGTGCCCGAGGTCCTCGCCCCGGTGGACACCTCGGAGGCCGGCGCCGGCGCGGCGCGCTGCGTACTCGTGCCGCGCGGCGGCCGCCAGGAGCCGCCCGCGTACACGGTCCTGCGCGAACAGGCCGTGTCCGACGGGGCGTTCGTGGAGGCCCTGCGGGTGGTGAGCAACCGGCCGGTGCCGACGCGGGTGCACATCGCGCTGACCGTGGACGCCGACTTCACCGACCAGTTCGAACTGCGCGCCGACCACCGGACGTACGCCAAACAGGGCGCGGTCAGGTCCCGGCGGCCGATCAGCGAGGGAGGCGAGGGAGGCGAGGGAGGCGGCGGAGGCGGGGGAGATGTGGGAGGCGCGGGACGCCGCGGTGCCGGTCTCACGGGGGTCGAGTTCCGCTACCGGCGCGGCGAATGGCGGGCGCGGACGGCGGTGACGGCCGACCCGGGCCCCGACGCCGTCGAGGAGACCGGCGGCGGTGCGCGTCGCCTCGTATGGACGCTGGAGCTCGAACCGCACGGCTCGACCGAGGTGGCACTGAGTGCCGCCGCGTATCCGCACGAGGCGGCCGGGCCCCGCGTACCGGGCTCGCCCGCCGAGGCAGTACGCCAACAGGCCGCCTCCCAGGCGGACTTCGTGTCCGGCGTCGCCCTGCCCACCCGGTGGCCCGCTCTCGCCGACGCGTGCGCGCGCGGTCTCGCGGATCTCGCCGTGCTCCAGGTCCCGGCGCCGGGACCGGACGGCGAGGAGCTGAGCGTGCCCGGCGCGGGCGTGCCGTGGTTCCTCACGCTGCTGGGCCGCGACGCCCTGCTGACCTCGCTCTTCGCGCTCCCGTATGTGCCGCGCCTGGCCGCCGCGACGCTGCCCGCGCTGGCCGCGACGCAGGCCGCCGAGGCCGTCGCGGGCGCCGTCGCCCAGCCAGGGAAGATCGTGCACGAGGTGCGGCAGGGCGAACTCGCGCACTTCGGGCAGGTGCCGTTCGGGCGCTACTACGGCTCGGTCGACGCGACGCCACTGTTCCTCGTGCTGCTCGGCGCGTACACGGAACACACCGGGGACCGCGCGCTCGCCCGCCGCCTGGAGCCCGCCGCGCGCGCCGCCGTCGGCTGGATGCTCGACCACGGCGGGCTCACCTCGCGCGGCTACCTCGTCTACCGCGCGGACGAGGGCGGCCTCGCCAACCAGAACTGGAAGGACTCGCCCGGCGCGATCTGCTCCGCCGACGGCACCCGGGCGAGCGGGCCGGTCATGGCGGCGGGCGCGCAGGGCTACGCGTACGACGCCCTGTGCCGCACCGCCTGGCTGGCGCGGACCGTCTGGGACGACACGGTGTACGCGGATCTGCTCGCGCAGGCGGCGGGCGATCTGCGGGAGCGCTTCCAGCGGGACTTCTGGATGCCGGGGCAGGGCTTCCCCGCGCTCGCCCTGGACGGCGAGGGCCGCCAGGTCGACGCGCTCGCCTCGGACGCGGGGCATCTGCTGTGGTCCGGGCTGCTCGACAAGGAGTACGGCGAGACGGTGGGCCGCCGCCTCCTGGAGCCCGACTTCTTCTCGGGCTGGGGCGTGCGGACGGTCGCGGCCGGGCAGCCCGCGTTCCACCCGCTGTCGTACCACCGGGGCTCGGTGTGGCCGCACGACAACGCGCTGATCGCGCTGGGGCTCGCGCGCTACGGCCTGCACGACGAGGCCCGCGCGGTCGCCCGCGCCCTCGTCTCCGCCGCCACCACAGCGGACGGCCGTCTCCCGGAGGTCCTCGCGGGCTACGACAAGGGGGCGTACCCGGTGCCGGTGCCGTATCCGCACGCGTGCGTCCTGGAGTCGCGCTCGGCGGCGGCTCCGTTGGCGTTGCTGACGGCGGTGGGCGGGGCGTGA
- a CDS encoding ROK family protein, with the protein MPTRGPADGEVPTAARPRAHPGHQPGAGELLELVRSGRATTRGALQEVTGLSRATVGQRLGRLFRAGWVREGDGGPVESPLGGRPAIRLEFDETHAVVLAAALETRHARAALLTLGGEILAERSGPLAVEDGPDAVLDALGAHFGELLRETGRPASTVCGIGLAVPGPVDTGTGRVVQPPIMPGWDGYDIRGRLRGAFALHTDATGTRPAPIDAADLSAGAADLSALPVLVDNDANLMAYGEQHTHYPHCSAFALVKVSTGIGAGVVVDGSVYRGIDGGAGDIGHIRVPEGADALCRCGSYGCLAAVASGRAVARRLTEAGVPAASGSDVRALLEAGNPTALGFARDAGRHVGEVLATVVTLLNPGVLMIAGDLAGTAFLTGVRELLYQRALPRSTAHLDVVTSRLGDRAALIGAGTLVVEHLYAPERAEERLAALGA; encoded by the coding sequence ATGCCCACGAGAGGCCCCGCCGACGGGGAGGTACCCACGGCCGCGCGCCCGCGCGCCCACCCCGGCCACCAGCCCGGCGCCGGTGAGCTGCTGGAGCTGGTGCGCAGTGGACGGGCCACCACCCGTGGCGCCCTCCAGGAAGTCACCGGCCTTTCGCGGGCCACCGTGGGGCAGCGGCTCGGGCGGCTGTTCCGGGCCGGGTGGGTGCGGGAGGGGGACGGCGGGCCGGTGGAGTCGCCGCTCGGGGGGCGGCCCGCGATCCGGCTGGAGTTCGACGAGACGCACGCCGTCGTGCTCGCCGCCGCCCTGGAGACCCGGCACGCCCGCGCCGCGCTGCTCACCCTCGGCGGCGAGATCCTCGCCGAGCGGTCGGGCCCCCTCGCCGTCGAGGACGGGCCCGACGCCGTCCTCGACGCGCTGGGCGCCCACTTCGGCGAGCTGCTGCGCGAGACCGGGCGGCCCGCCTCGACGGTCTGCGGCATCGGGCTCGCGGTGCCGGGCCCGGTGGACACCGGGACGGGCCGCGTGGTCCAGCCGCCGATCATGCCGGGCTGGGACGGCTACGACATACGGGGCCGCCTGCGCGGGGCGTTCGCCCTACACACGGATGCGACGGGAACGCGGCCCGCCCCCATCGATGCGGCAGACCTCTCCGCTGGTGCGGCAGACCTCTCCGCCCTCCCCGTCCTCGTCGACAACGACGCCAACCTCATGGCGTACGGCGAACAGCACACGCACTACCCGCACTGCTCCGCCTTCGCCCTGGTCAAGGTCTCCACCGGGATCGGCGCGGGCGTCGTCGTGGACGGCTCGGTCTACCGGGGCATCGACGGCGGCGCGGGCGACATCGGCCACATCCGGGTGCCCGAGGGAGCGGACGCACTGTGCAGGTGCGGCTCCTACGGCTGTCTCGCCGCCGTCGCCAGCGGCCGTGCCGTGGCCCGCAGGCTGACGGAGGCGGGCGTCCCCGCGGCCTCCGGCTCGGATGTGCGGGCGCTCCTGGAGGCCGGGAACCCGACGGCCCTCGGGTTCGCGCGCGACGCGGGGCGGCACGTGGGCGAGGTCCTGGCGACCGTCGTCACCCTCCTGAACCCGGGCGTTCTGATGATCGCGGGAGATCTGGCCGGAACCGCCTTCCTGACCGGCGTACGCGAACTGCTCTACCAGCGGGCCCTGCCCCGCTCCACCGCCCATCTGGACGTGGTCACCTCGCGCCTCGGCGACCGCGCGGCGCTGATCGGCGCGGGAACCCTGGTGGTGGAGCACCTGTACGCCCCGGAGCGTGCGGAGGAGCGGCTCGCCGCGCTCGGCGCGTGA
- a CDS encoding ABC transporter substrate-binding protein produces MTISRRTLLATGAALGLFTACGSITGRGGGGSGGDGPRLAQWYHQYGEAGTEQAVKRYAAAYEKADVAVQWRPGNYDEQTAAALLTDSGPDVFEVNGPSLDQIQGGQVVDLTDLFEGVRDDFNPAVLAPKTYDGRIWAVPQVVDMQLLYYRRSLLDDAGVRPPRSLDELVDAAKALTTKDVKGLFLGNDGGAGALGITPLYAAGLSCVTKDGEVGFDDPAAARALGKLRQLYADKSLLLGAPADWSDPSAFTQELTAMQWCGLWALPAVKKELGDDFGVLALPADGPGGRPALPVGAYGAAVSARSDHKKEAKDFLKWLWIDKEEYQEDFALSYGFHIPARLSLAKKADKLKEGPAADAVRFSTEYGYAEPLLWTPASRTAYQDALSRIIKSGANAESELKTVVREVRAELARVKKKS; encoded by the coding sequence ATGACCATCAGCCGCAGGACACTGCTCGCAACCGGCGCCGCGCTCGGACTGTTCACCGCGTGCGGGTCCATCACCGGCCGTGGCGGCGGGGGTTCGGGCGGGGACGGCCCGCGGCTCGCGCAGTGGTACCACCAGTACGGCGAAGCGGGCACCGAACAGGCCGTGAAGCGCTACGCCGCCGCGTACGAGAAGGCGGACGTCGCCGTGCAGTGGCGGCCCGGCAACTACGACGAGCAGACCGCCGCGGCGCTGCTCACCGACTCCGGGCCCGATGTCTTCGAGGTCAACGGCCCCAGCCTGGACCAGATCCAGGGCGGCCAGGTCGTCGACCTCACCGACCTCTTCGAGGGCGTACGGGACGACTTCAACCCGGCGGTCCTCGCCCCGAAGACGTACGACGGGAGGATCTGGGCGGTCCCCCAGGTCGTCGACATGCAGCTGCTCTATTACCGCAGGAGCCTGCTCGACGACGCCGGCGTGCGGCCGCCGAGGAGCCTGGACGAGTTGGTCGACGCGGCGAAGGCGCTGACCACGAAGGACGTGAAGGGCCTCTTCCTCGGCAACGACGGCGGGGCGGGCGCGCTCGGCATCACCCCGCTGTACGCGGCGGGCCTGTCCTGCGTCACGAAGGACGGCGAGGTCGGCTTCGACGACCCGGCCGCCGCCCGCGCCCTGGGCAAGCTGCGCCAGCTGTACGCCGACAAGTCGCTGCTGCTGGGCGCGCCCGCCGACTGGTCGGACCCGTCGGCGTTCACGCAGGAGCTGACCGCCATGCAGTGGTGCGGCCTGTGGGCGCTGCCCGCGGTCAAGAAGGAGCTGGGTGACGACTTCGGTGTCCTCGCGCTGCCCGCCGACGGTCCGGGCGGCAGGCCCGCACTGCCCGTGGGGGCGTATGGCGCCGCGGTGAGCGCCCGCAGCGACCACAAGAAGGAGGCGAAGGACTTCCTGAAGTGGCTGTGGATCGACAAGGAGGAGTACCAGGAGGACTTCGCGCTCTCCTACGGCTTCCACATCCCGGCCAGGCTCTCCCTCGCCAAGAAGGCCGACAAGCTGAAGGAGGGCCCGGCCGCGGACGCCGTGCGCTTCTCCACCGAGTACGGCTACGCCGAGCCGCTGCTGTGGACGCCCGCGAGCCGCACCGCGTACCAGGACGCGCTGAGCCGGATCATCAAGTCGGGCGCGAACGCGGAGAGCGAACTGAAGACGGTGGTGCGCGAGGTCCGGGCCGAGCTGGCCCGGGTGAAGAAGAAGTCATGA
- the ppdK gene encoding pyruvate, phosphate dikinase, with the protein MKFVYDFTEGNKDLKDLLGGKGANLAEMTNLGLPVPPGFTITTEACKTYLDSGEEPTELRDEVSAHLDALEQKMGKKLGQADDPLLVSVRSGAKFSMPGMMDTVLNIGLSDKSVTGLAKQSGDDRFAWDSYRRLIQMFGKTVLGVDGDLFEEALEKAKEAKKVTVDTDLEAADLKKLVTKFKKIVKTEAGRDFPQDPREQMDLAIRSVFESWNTDRAKLYRRQERIPGDLGTAVNICSMVFGNLGPDSGTGVAFTRDPASGHQGVYGDYLQNAQGEDVVAGIRNTVPLADLEQIDKKSYDQLMQIMETLETHYKDLCDIEFTIERGQLWMLQTRVGKRTAGAAFRIATQLVDQGLIDEAEALQRVNGAQLAQLMFPRFDESAKVEQLGRGIAASPGAAVGKAVFDSYTAIKWSRSGEKVILIRRETNPDDLDGMIAAEGILTSRGGKTSHAAVVARGMGKTCVCGAEDLEVDTKRRRMTVGSTVVEEGDVVSIDGSTGKVYLGEVPVVPSPVVEYFEGRMHAGADDADELVAAVHRIMAYADRVRRLRVRANADNAEDALRARRFGAQGIGLCRTEHMFLGERREMVERLILADADDEREDALKQLLPLQKRDFVELFEAMDGLPVTVRLLDPPLHEFLPDITELSVRVALAESRKDANENDLRLLQAVHRLHEQNPMLGLRGVRLGLVIPGLFTMQVRAIAEAAAERKNAKGDPRAEIMIPLVGTVQELEIVREEAEQVIAEVIESTGVDLKLALGTMIELPRAALTADQIAEAAEFFSFGTNDLTQTVWGFSRDDVEASFFTAYLEKGIFGVSPFETIDKDGVGKLVKDAVKAGRATRPDLKLGVCGEHGGDPESVHFFHEVGLDYVSCSPFRIPVARLEAGRAASHSVGSDHR; encoded by the coding sequence GTGAAGTTCGTTTACGACTTCACCGAGGGCAACAAGGACCTCAAGGACCTTCTCGGCGGCAAGGGCGCGAACCTCGCCGAGATGACCAACCTCGGGCTGCCCGTCCCTCCGGGCTTCACCATCACCACCGAGGCGTGCAAGACGTACCTCGACAGCGGTGAGGAGCCCACCGAGCTGCGCGACGAGGTCAGCGCACACCTCGACGCCCTCGAACAGAAGATGGGCAAGAAGCTCGGCCAGGCCGACGACCCGCTGCTCGTCTCCGTCCGCTCGGGCGCCAAGTTCTCCATGCCCGGCATGATGGACACGGTCCTGAACATCGGGCTCTCCGACAAGTCGGTGACCGGCCTCGCCAAGCAGTCCGGCGACGACCGCTTCGCGTGGGACTCCTACCGCCGGCTCATCCAGATGTTCGGCAAGACCGTCCTCGGCGTCGACGGCGACCTCTTCGAGGAGGCGCTGGAGAAGGCCAAGGAGGCCAAGAAGGTCACGGTCGACACCGACCTGGAGGCCGCCGACCTCAAGAAGCTGGTCACCAAGTTCAAGAAGATCGTCAAGACGGAGGCCGGGCGGGACTTCCCGCAGGACCCGCGCGAGCAGATGGACCTCGCGATCCGCTCGGTCTTCGAGTCGTGGAACACCGACCGCGCCAAGCTCTACCGCCGCCAGGAGCGCATCCCCGGCGACCTCGGCACGGCCGTCAACATCTGCTCGATGGTCTTCGGCAACCTCGGCCCGGACTCCGGCACGGGCGTCGCGTTCACCCGCGACCCGGCCAGCGGCCACCAGGGCGTGTACGGCGACTACCTCCAGAACGCGCAGGGCGAGGACGTCGTGGCGGGCATCCGCAACACCGTCCCGCTCGCCGATCTGGAGCAGATCGACAAGAAGTCGTACGACCAGCTCATGCAGATCATGGAGACCCTTGAGACGCACTACAAGGATCTCTGCGACATCGAGTTCACCATCGAGCGCGGCCAGCTGTGGATGCTCCAGACCCGCGTCGGCAAGCGCACCGCCGGTGCCGCGTTCCGCATCGCGACGCAGCTCGTGGACCAGGGCCTGATCGACGAGGCCGAGGCGCTCCAGCGCGTCAACGGCGCGCAGCTCGCGCAGCTGATGTTCCCCCGCTTCGACGAGAGCGCCAAGGTCGAGCAGCTCGGCCGGGGCATCGCCGCGTCGCCGGGCGCTGCCGTGGGCAAGGCGGTCTTCGACTCGTACACCGCGATCAAGTGGTCGCGTTCGGGCGAGAAGGTCATCCTGATCCGCCGCGAGACCAACCCCGACGACCTCGACGGCATGATCGCCGCCGAGGGCATCCTGACCTCGCGCGGCGGCAAGACCTCGCACGCCGCCGTCGTGGCGCGCGGCATGGGCAAGACCTGTGTCTGCGGCGCCGAGGACCTGGAGGTCGACACCAAGCGGCGCCGGATGACGGTCGGCTCCACGGTCGTCGAGGAGGGTGACGTCGTCTCCATCGACGGCTCGACGGGCAAGGTGTACCTGGGCGAGGTGCCCGTGGTCCCCTCGCCGGTCGTCGAGTACTTCGAGGGCCGCATGCACGCGGGTGCCGACGACGCCGACGAGCTGGTCGCCGCCGTGCACCGGATCATGGCGTACGCGGACCGGGTACGCCGCCTGCGCGTACGCGCCAACGCGGACAACGCCGAGGACGCGCTGCGGGCCCGCCGCTTCGGCGCGCAGGGCATCGGCCTGTGCCGCACCGAGCACATGTTCCTCGGTGAGCGGCGCGAGATGGTCGAGCGGCTGATCCTCGCCGACGCGGACGACGAGCGCGAGGACGCCCTGAAGCAGCTGCTCCCGCTCCAGAAGCGGGACTTCGTGGAGCTGTTCGAGGCGATGGACGGCCTCCCGGTCACCGTCCGCCTCCTGGACCCGCCGCTGCACGAGTTCCTCCCGGACATCACGGAGCTGTCCGTGCGGGTCGCGCTGGCCGAGTCCCGCAAGGACGCCAACGAGAACGACCTGCGCCTGCTCCAGGCCGTGCACCGCCTGCACGAGCAGAACCCGATGCTGGGCCTGCGCGGTGTGCGCCTCGGTCTCGTCATCCCCGGCCTGTTCACCATGCAGGTCCGCGCGATCGCCGAGGCGGCGGCCGAGCGGAAGAACGCCAAGGGCGACCCGCGCGCGGAGATCATGATTCCGCTCGTCGGCACGGTCCAGGAGCTGGAGATCGTCCGTGAGGAGGCCGAGCAGGTCATCGCGGAGGTCATCGAGTCCACCGGCGTCGACCTGAAGCTGGCCCTGGGCACGATGATCGAGCTGCCGCGCGCCGCGCTGACGGCCGACCAGATCGCGGAGGCGGCCGAGTTCTTCTCCTTCGGTACGAACGACCTCACGCAGACCGTCTGGGGCTTCTCCCGCGACGACGTGGAGGCGAGCTTCTTCACCGCGTACCTGGAGAAGGGCATCTTCGGGGTCTCGCCGTTCGAGACGATCGACAAGGACGGCGTCGGCAAGCTGGTGAAGGACGCGGTCAAGGCCGGCCGCGCCACGCGCCCCGACCTGAAGCTCGGCGTCTGCGGCGAGCACGGCGGCGACCCGGAGTCCGTGCACTTCTTCCACGAGGTGGGCCTGGACTACGTCTCCTGCTCCCCGTTCCGCATCCCGGTGGCCCGCCTGGAGGCCGGCCGCGCGGCCTCGCACTCGGTGGGCAGCGACCACCGGTAG